CGGTCCGTTCACGGGCGCACCACCATCGGCGGTGCCGCGCGAAACCGCTTCCAGCGCATCGAGCCGCGCCTTCAGCGCCACATTCTCCTCGCGCGCGGCCACCGCGATCGCCTTCACCGCTTCGAATTCCTCGCGGCTGACCAGATCGAGCCCGCCGACCCATTCGCGGACGCGCTCGCGAAAGGCGCCTTCCGCTTCCCGGGTCATGCCGGCCACGGTACCGGCGGCGCCGTTCATCATCTTCACGACATCGTCGAACAGGCGGTTCTGGGATTGCATAACGGGCTCCTTGGCCAAGATGGTCAGGCGTCCAACGCGCGAGATGCGCGCAGGCCGCAAGGTTGGTCAGAGCGGGATATCGGCGCTCTGCGGCCCGGGTACAAGCTCCGCCGCGCCCGGATTGGCCTGGGCGATCTGCCAGTTGAGCGTCGCCGCGAACAGCAGCCAGGCGAGATAGGGCAGCATCAGCAGGCCGGCGCCCTTGCGGATTCGGGCGAACAGCCAGGCGGTGAGCGCCGCCAGCACGAACATCGCGACGATGACGAAGAAGGCGGTCCAGACCTGGTGCGCGGCGAAGAAGATCGGCGACCAGGCGAGGTTGAGCGAGAGCTGGACCAGGAACAGGGTGACGGCGAGGCCGCGCCCACGGGCGCCCCGGGCGTGCAGGATCAGCGCCAGCGCCAGGCCGAGCAGGATGTAGAGGATCGTCCAGGCGACTGGAAACGCCCAGGAGGGCGGCATGATCGCCGGCTTTTCCAGCGCATCGAACCAGCTGTTGCCATAGCCCGAATTGGACGCACGCCCGGACAGCGTGCCGAGCAGAAGTATCGCCGGCACCGTAATCAGCGCATAACGAAGAAACGACATCCTGAGCTGCGAACGCGACGCTATTGCCGTCATGACCCCTCCCTATTCGGCGGGTGCAGGCTCCCTCCGCCCGCCCCGCAATTCGGCTTCCAGCCTACGGGTAACGGCAAGCGGCGAGCCCGTATAGCGGGCAAGGCGCGAATAGAGCAGCGGGATCAGGAAGATCGTGATGATGGTCGAGATCGAAACACCCCAGACGATCACCACGCCGATCGCCTGGCGGGCGCCGGCGCCGGCGCCGCTCGCCAACATCAGCGGCACCGCACCGGCGACCATCGCGATAGAGGTCATCAGGATCGGGCGCAGGCGGCGCACCGAGGCTGTGCGGATGGCATCCCCGATCCCTTGGCCCTGATCGCGCAGCTGGTTGGCGAATTCGACGATCAGGATGCCGTTCTTGGCGGCGAGACCGACCAGCATGACGATGCCGATCTGGCTGTAGAGATTGAGCGTCTGGCCCATCACCGCAAGGCCGACGACGCCGCCGGCGACGGCAAGCGGCACCGTGGCGATGATCACGCCCGGGTGGACGAAGCTTTCGAACTGGGCGGCGAGCAGCAGGTAGACGACGAGGATGGTCAGCGCGAACACGATCCAGATCGATCCGCCCGCTTCCTTGAACGACTGGCTCTCGCCGCGATAGCCCACCGCGGTGACTTCCGGCGAAGCGGCCGCCTGCTGCTCGAGGAAGGCGAGCGCCTCGCCCATCGAGTAGCCGGGGGCGAGCGCGCCGGAGAGGGTGATCGCACGCAGCTTGTTGTAGCGGCCGAGATCGCGCGCGCCCGCCGTCTCGCGCATCTGCACCAGATTGGACAGGGGGATCAAAGCGCCCGAGCGGCTGCGGACGTGGATGGTGGAGAGGTTCGCCTCGGTCGCTCGCGCCGGCGCCTCGGCTTGGACGACGACCCGATATTCCTCGCCGCGATCGACATAGGTCGACACCCGGCGCGAGCCGAGCAGGGTCTGCAGTGCCTGGCTGACGTCGGACACGGAGACGCCGAGATCGCCGGCACGGGCGGTATCGACGTCGATGCGCAGCTGCGGCTTTGTTTCCTTGTAGTCGCTGTCGAGGTTGACGAGCCCCGGATTGTCCTCGGCGGCGGCGAGGATGCGGTCGCGCGCCCGAGCGAGCTCCTCATAGGTCGAGCCCGCGATGACGAAGTTGATCGGCTGGCCGCGGCCGCGGCCGATCGACGAGCGCATCGTCGCATTG
The nucleotide sequence above comes from Sphingosinicella sp. BN140058. Encoded proteins:
- a CDS encoding accessory factor UbiK family protein, translating into MQSQNRLFDDVVKMMNGAAGTVAGMTREAEGAFRERVREWVGGLDLVSREEFEAVKAIAVAAREENVALKARLDALEAVSRGTADGGAPVNGPDVQ
- a CDS encoding TspO/MBR family protein, which gives rise to MTAIASRSQLRMSFLRYALITVPAILLLGTLSGRASNSGYGNSWFDALEKPAIMPPSWAFPVAWTILYILLGLALALILHARGARGRGLAVTLFLVQLSLNLAWSPIFFAAHQVWTAFFVIVAMFVLAALTAWLFARIRKGAGLLMLPYLAWLLFAATLNWQIAQANPGAAELVPGPQSADIPL